In Nicotiana tabacum cultivar K326 chromosome 11, ASM71507v2, whole genome shotgun sequence, a single window of DNA contains:
- the LOC142165727 gene encoding uncharacterized protein LOC142165727 produces the protein MCRMNTSENKPFTIFREDPLQLHMWWDNLGKNSKEIVVRVLGGLITLLNVKARTDVIEALIPFWDSTRNVFRFADFELTPTLEEVAGYAGMNGNLRSQYLLSPRPVLPHQFLDLLNISRTVQNNDLSKGCCALQFLYQCYGNPRGFDEPNLGLTHTGNRGKWEARRTLAFITAFLGIMVCPRDDKKIEIGLVGMVDVAMKRAESIIVPLILLEIYRALTVCKEGGSFFQGCNLLLQLWIQEHLCHRVGYMNFGLTGLNCIEKFEKRVTGVAFHEGIGDWFIRQRSLTADQIEWAFGWLPATEAICMSAKKCYVLLMGVHSIQPYAPHRVLRQLGRFQIIPHD, from the coding sequence atgtgcaggatgaataCAAGTGAAAACAAACCCTTCACCATCTTTAGAGAGGACCCTCTCCAGCTCCATATGTGGTGGGACAATTTGGGAAAAAACAGCAAAGAAATAGTGGTCAGAGTCTTGGGGGGTCTCATCACTCTACTAAATGTCAAGGCAAGGACGGATGTCATCGAGgctttgataccattttgggactcGACCCGAAATGTATTTCGCTTTGCGGATTTTGAGCTTACACCCACACTGGAGGAAGTAGCAGGTTATGCGGGTATGAATGGGAATCTGAGAAGTCAGTATCTGTTGTCACCAAGGCCGGTATTGCCACACCAATTTCTGGACTTGTTAAATATCAGCCGGACTGTGCAAAATAATGATTTATCAAAAGGATGCTGCGCTCTTCAGTTCTTATATCAGTGTTATGGTAATCCGCGGGGTTTTGACGAGCCAAATTTGGGACTGACTCACACCGGAAACAGAggtaaatgggaagcaagacgaacCTTGGCATTTATAACGGCATTCTTGGGAATCATGGTTTGCCCACGAGACGacaagaaaatagagataggtCTCGTGGGGATGGTTGATGTCGCAATGAAAAGGGCTGAAAGCATTATAGTTCCCCTGATCTTATTAGAAATATACCGAGCATTGACCGTGTGTAAGGAGGGAGGAAGTTTTTTCCAAGGTTGCAATCTATTACTTCAGTTGTGGATAcaagaacatctctgccatcgagTGGGGTATATGAACTTCGGGCTGACTGGTTTAAATTGCATTGAAAAGTTTGAGAAGCGGGTAACGGGTGTTGCGTTCCACGAGGGTATTGGAGATTGGTTTATACGACAGAGATCACTAACGGcggaccaaattgaatgggcgttTGGGTGGTTGCCCGCTACTGAAGCAATATGCATGTCGGCCAAAAAATGTTATGTTCTTCTGATGGGTGTCCATAGTATCCAACCATACGCTCCCCATCGGGTATTGCGTCAATTGGGAAGGTTCCAGATTATCCCTCATGATTAA